The Amblyraja radiata isolate CabotCenter1 chromosome 31, sAmbRad1.1.pri, whole genome shotgun sequence genome contains a region encoding:
- the camk2n1 gene encoding calcium/calmodulin-dependent protein kinase II inhibitor 1, whose translation MSQVMPYSEEKIAHYEEAEEVGRPPFTCRLQDTSNFFGSGQNKRAPKLGQIGRSKRVVIEDDRIDSVLKNMGEKSSPGV comes from the exons ATGTCCCAAGTTATGCCTTACAGCGAGGAGAAGATTGCGCACtatgaggaggcggaggaggtggGACGGCCGCCCTTCACCTGCCGTCTGCAGGACACCAGCAATTTCTTCGGCTCGGGGCAGAACAAGAGAGCGCCCAAGCTGGGGCAGATCGGCCGGAGCAAGCGGG TTGTCATTGAAGATGACAGGATTGACTCGGTGTTGAAAAATATGGGCGAGAAGTCTTCACCTGGCGTCTAA